CGACTCGACCATCTTTTCGGCGAAGCTCGGTTTCGCGGCTTCGCGCGCGGCTGCCTTTTCCTGTTGCAGCCGCGCCTTCTCTTCGGCGACCTTGCGCTTCGCCTCTTCCTTCGCGGCGATTGCGGCCTGCTTGTCGGCCGCTTCCTGCGCCTTGGCCTCGACCGCGGCGGCCTGCGCCTGCTCGGCCTTTGCGGCGAGCAGTTCCTCGGCGCTCTCGCGATCGACGGCGGTGTCATATTTGCCCTCGACCGGCGAGATCGACTTGATGATCGCCCGCTCCTTGGCGTCGAGCGGACCCGCCCGCGAACAGGGCGGTTTGATCAAAGTGCGTTCGACCGGCGACGGCGCGCCGTCGGCCATCAGCAGCGATACCAGCGCCTCGCCGACCTTCAATTCGGTGATCTCGCGCGCGACATCGACCTTGGGGTTCGGGCGGAAGGTTTCAGCGGCCGCTTTCACCGCCTTCTGGTCGCGCGGGGTGAAGGCACGCAGCGCATGCTGGACGCGGTTGCCGAGCTGGCCCGCGACATCTTCGGGAATGTCGATCGGGTTCTGCGTCACGAAATAGACGCCGACGCCCTTCGAACGGATCAGACGCACGACCTGCTCGATCTTTTCGGCAAGCGCGGGGGGTGCGTCGTCGAACAGCAGATGCGCCTCGTCGAAGAAGAAGACGAGCTTCGGCTTGTCGGGGTCGCCGACCTCGGGAAGCGTCTCGAACATCTCGCTGAGCATCCAGAGGAGGAAGGTCGCATAGAGCTTTGGGCTCGCCATCAGCTTGTCGGCGGCAAGGATGTTCACATAACCGCGGCCATTCTCGTCAGTGCGGATCATGTCCATGATATCGAGCGCGGGTTCGCCGAAGAAATTCGCGCCGCCCTGCGTTTCGAGCGTCAGCAATTGCCGCTGGATCGTCCCGACGGTCGCCTTCGAGACATTGCCATATTTGGTCGTGAGTTCGTCGGCATTTTCGGCACACCAGGCCAGCATTGCCTGTAAATCACCGAGGTCGAGCAGCAGCAGATTCTGTTCGTCGGCAACCCGAAAGGCGATCGCCAGCACGCCCTCCTG
This sequence is a window from Sphingopyxis sp. USTB-05. Protein-coding genes within it:
- a CDS encoding helicase HerA-like domain-containing protein, giving the protein MYIGLGGGGAADGPRQSLVLKRANRHGLIAGATGTGKTVTLQGLAEGFSAVGVPVFVADVKGDLAGMAMAGSPTSKMHEIFAARAAEIGDSEWAYRDNPVIFWDLFGEQGHPVRTTISEMGPLLLARLMGLNEVQEGVLAIAFRVADEQNLLLLDLGDLQAMLAWCAENADELTTKYGNVSKATVGTIQRQLLTLETQGGANFFGEPALDIMDMIRTDENGRGYVNILAADKLMASPKLYATFLLWMLSEMFETLPEVGDPDKPKLVFFFDEAHLLFDDAPPALAEKIEQVVRLIRSKGVGVYFVTQNPIDIPEDVAGQLGNRVQHALRAFTPRDQKAVKAAAETFRPNPKVDVAREITELKVGEALVSLLMADGAPSPVERTLIKPPCSRAGPLDAKERAIIKSISPVEGKYDTAVDRESAEELLAAKAEQAQAAAVEAKAQEAADKQAAIAAKEEAKRKVAEEKARLQQEKAAAREAAKPSFAEKMVESAARSAATNLGRQVAGKFGGQLMRGILGSLFK